Proteins from a genomic interval of Diospyros lotus cultivar Yz01 chromosome 6, ASM1463336v1, whole genome shotgun sequence:
- the LOC127804227 gene encoding cysteine desulfurase, mitochondrial, whose translation MASKLMAAILCRRASHLRALSSAPAALTTPPPAAEPYEDATGISTKGVKISGRPLYLDVQATSPVDPRVLDAMLPYYLSRFGNPHSRTHLYGWESDDAVERGRAQVAALINASPKEIVFTSGATESNNISIKGVLHFYKDKKRHVITTQTEHKCVLDSCRHLQQEGFEVTYLPVHSDGLVDLNQLRAAIRPDTGLVSVMMVNNEIGVIQPMEEIGKICKEFNVPLHTDAAQALGKIPIDVEKINVSLMSLSGHKIYGPKGIGALYMRRRPRIRVEPQMNGGGQERGIRSGTVPTPLVVGMGAACELAMKEMEYDEKRINKLQERLFNGIKAKLDGVVVNGSTEKRYAGNLNLSFAYVEGESLLMGLKEVAVSSGSACTSASLEPSYVLRALGVDEDMAHTSIRFGIGRFTTEAEIDRAIELTVQQVEKLRDMSPLYEMVKEGIDIKNIQWTQH comes from the coding sequence ATGGCCTCGAAGCTTATGGCCGCTATACTTTGCCGCCGGGCCTCCCATCTCCGAGCCCTCTCCTCTGCTCCAGCAGCCCTAACTACTCCTCCGCCTGCAGCGGAACCCTACGAGGACGCCACCGGCATCTCGACGAAAGGAGTAAAGATCTCCGGCCGGCCGCTCTACCTCGACGTGCAAGCCACCTCGCCGGTGGACCCTAGGGTTCTGGACGCGATGCTTCCCTACTACCTATCTCGGTTCGGAAACCCCCATTCTCGGACCCACCTCTACGGCTGGGAGTCTGATGACGCAGTGGAGCGTGGACGCGCTCAAGTGGCCGCCCTAATCAACGCCTCCCCCAAGGAGATCGTCTTCACCTCCGGCGCCACGGAGTCCAACAACATCTCAATCAAGGGCGTCTTGCACTTCTACAAGGATAAGAAGCGCCACGTCATCACCACCCAAACGGAGCACAAGTGCGTGCTCGACTCGTGCCGGCATCTTCAACAAGAGGGTTTCGAAGTTACCTACCTCCCTGTCCACTCCGACGGCCTCGTCGACCTAAATCAGCTCCGTGCCGCCATTCGCCCGGACACGGGACTGGTCTCCGTGATGATGGTCAACAACGAGATTGGCGTGATCCAACCGATGGAAGAAATTGGGAAAATCTGCAAGGAATTCAACGTTCCACTCCACACTGATGCGGCGCAAGCTTTAGGGAAAATTCCGATTGACGTGGAGAAGATAAACGTGAGTTTGATGTCGTTGAGTGGACACAAAATCTATGGACCTAAAGGTATTGGGGCCTTGTATATGCGTCGTAGGCCGAGGATTAGGGTTGAGCCCCAAATGAACGGAGGTGGACAAGAGAGAGGAATTCGAAGCGGGACCGTTCCGACCCCATTGGTTGTGGGGATGGGCGCGGCGTGCGAGCTGGCGATGAAAGAGATGGAATACGATGAGAAGAGGATCAATAAGCTGCAAGAGAGATTGTTTAATGGGATAAAAGCTAAGCTCGATGGTGTAGTGGTAAACGGAAGTACTGAGAAGCGGTATGCCGGGAATTTGAACTTGTCTTTCGCTTATGTCGAGGGGGAGAGCTTGTTGATGGGGTTGAAGGAGGTGGCCGTGTCGAGTGGAAGTGCCTGCACGAGCGCCAGTTTGGAGCCTTCTTATGTGTTGAGGGCATTGGGAGTGGACGAGGACATGGCACACACGTCAATTAGGTTTGGGATTGGGAGGTTCACTACCGAGGCAGAGATTGATAGGGCGATTGAGCTCACCGTGCAGCAGGTGGAGAAGTTGAGAGACATGAGTCCGCTTTATGAGATGGTGAAGGAGGGAATTGATATTAAAAACATCCAATGGACACAGCACTGA
- the LOC127804646 gene encoding pentatricopeptide repeat-containing protein At1g05600 — translation MNIIWPRLLAPTQLIQLIRRQKNPLISLRIFNEAKTKFPEYHHNGPAYATMISILGSSGHIAEMKEVIGLMKNDSCECRDLVFAGAIKTYAKAGLLDEAISLFRSLPQFNCVNWTVSFNTLLQIMLKESDLETACHLFLENSHGWEVKSQIRSLNLLIEALCRRNRSDLALQVFQEMNDICCYPDRETYQILMRGLCEDGRLNEAIHLLYSMFWRISQKGSGEDVTVYRILLDALCDHEQGQEAMKILDKVLRKGLKARKRCRIKLDLNGCYGDLEIQDAKVLIHEALIKGLVPNSASYSAMAVDLYSEGKMAEANKVISEMNEKGFRPSIVIYKAKLAALCREGKVDEAIEVIERSMGESNCVPTVELYNMVMKGLCDERKSGLAVKYLEKMARQVGCVPNKATYTILVNGLCHEGRFVEASRILEEMLVKSYWPSLATYDVLIHGLCNMGRPYEAVAWLEEMVSQGQMPKGCVWDSLVTSICSGGVVSDFFSAMLEQLRGP, via the coding sequence ATGAACATTATATGGCCAAGGCTTCTGGCTCCTACACAACTCATTCAGCTCATTAGGAGACAGAAAAACCCATTGATATCTCTCCGAATCTTCAATgaagcaaaaacaaaattcCCCGAGTACCATCACAATGGTCCTGCCTATGCCACCATGATCAGTATCCTTGGAAGCTCTGGCCACATAGCTGAAATGAAAGAAGTCATTGGGCTAATGAAAAATGACTCCTGTGAGTGCAGAGATTTGGTCTTTGCAGGTGCGATCAAGACCTATGCAAAAGCTGGGTTGTTGGATGAAGCCATCTCCCTTTTTAGAAGCCTTCCccaatttaattgtgtaaaTTGGACGGTGTCTTTCAATACCCTTTTGCAGATAATGTTGAAAGAATCTGACTTAGAAACTGCTTGCCATCTTTTCTTAGAGAATTCTCATGGATGGGAAGTGAAGTCACAGATCCGTTCCTTGAATTTACTTATAGAGGCTCTCTGTCGGAGGAATCGTTCTGATCTTGCATTGCAAGTTTTCCAGGAAATGAATGACATATGCTGCTATCCAGATCGAGAAACTTACCAGATTCTGATGAGAGGTTTGTGTGAGGATGGGAGGCTAAATGAAGCCATCCATTTGTTGTACTCCATGTTTTGGAGAATCTCCCAGAAGGGCAGTGGTGAGGATGTTACAGTTTATAGAATCCTGTTAGATGCTTTATGTGATCATGAACAAGGCCAAGAAGCTATGAAAATTCTTGACAAGGTTCTAAGGAAAGGCCTGAAGGCCCGTAAAAGATGCCGCATAAAGCTTGATCTCAACGGGTGCTATGGTGACTTGGAGATCCAAGATGCTAAGGTTTTGATCCACGAAGCTTTGATTAAAGGCCTGGTTCCCAACTCTGCTTCTTACAGTGCAATGGCTGTTGATCTGTACTCTGAAGGTAAGATGGCGGAGGCCAATAAAGTGATCtctgaaatgaatgagaaaGGCTTTAGACCGTCGATTGTGATTTACAAAGCTAAGCTAGCTGCCCTGTGCAGAGAAGGCAAGGTCGATGAAGCAATAGAAGTGATTGAAAGGAGCATGGGAGAGAGCAACTGTGTTCCCACGGTTGAGCTATACAACATGGTGATGAAAGGCCTGTGTGATGAAAGGAAATCTGGTTTGGCTGTGAAGTACTTGGAGAAGATGGCCAGGCAAGTAGGCTGCGTTCCTAACAAGGCGACTTACACTATTCTTGTGAATGGCCTATGTCATGAAGGTAGATTTGTGGAAGCCAGCCGCATTCTGGAAGAGATGTTGGTCAAATCATATTGGCCCAGTCTTGCCACTTATGACGTGCTTATTCACGGTCTTTGCAACATGGGGAGGCCATACGAAGCGGTTGCATGGTTGGAAGAGATGGTTAGCCAGGGTCAGATGCCGAAAGGGTGTGTCTGGGATTCATTGGTGACTTCCATTTGTTCCGGTGGCGTTGTTAGTGACTTCTTCTCTGCCATGCTTGAGCAACTAAGGGGACCTTGA
- the LOC127804645 gene encoding LOW QUALITY PROTEIN: uncharacterized protein LOC127804645 (The sequence of the model RefSeq protein was modified relative to this genomic sequence to represent the inferred CDS: inserted 2 bases in 1 codon) → MFKTSPRRHQRSKGFKVKHVLQICLLLGVCIWLVYQVKHSNNKKASLAENAELMGQVGNRIIKLGRKDLHPLVEETTIEDQGHKEEVAGNKQFHEETKIEGDGEDKGVTDDEIRESNKETAGEETEHRGNFLDMEKAIEESNENGAAEEREETIKNDSKEESDGGEKEEGEENEVKMEEIEESKEKDNEQSVGEEQETKEEEREENTEKQAGEERQKKEGESLEESEQKESKEENGENKQLNEREENDNEKEEEKAQDNEIEGTKGDGEERINKEEKDENSGTGSAEKAMEESKKLENEEEVNENDQKEEQKLEDSGSSEDQSHDETDGSKVGAGAEDHREDDAASSEVVKDTRSKTATEGELESSNADEQIKNKEQNKSLESIDNKSDLTNVNQNGSDTDRTAESEAVQNNNSSDVMVNDENSNEINRWQTGDILNSSSTGKRSDENQQEDNSTSASSQGTASLHEHNGIDKGSNFTSHQNETIDDSISSGDKTQSVLRERTETTEASDSNATPSRKNENARETSYSDSTSTTVEKMDKGHGDATGSSSNNDESVASGSGEQNVPLSTSARTETNKNNQHVQRKQSDNRSGAGADENATISSDDGGTDDRQDAVKSSVSQKEKEASSKTDENGGNTQNDPLDPSDSSVSQDKKKAISDTDDKASGIQHDPLDSSDSSIPQEERDSXMDLGTLPEMKTDRHNEDDAVAK, encoded by the exons ATGTTCAAGACATCACCGCGTAGGCACCAAAGATCTAAAGGTTTCAAGGTGAAGCATGTTCTACAGATATGCCTGCTGCTTGGTGTTTGTATATGGCTGGTTTACCAGGTCAAGCACTCCAATAACAAAAAGGCTTCACTTGCGGAAAATGCAGAACTCATGGGTCAGGTAGGGAATAGAATTATAAAGCTAGGGAGAAAGGACCTCCATCCTCTAGTGGAGGAGACAACCATTGAGGATCAGGGACACAAGGAAGAAGTAGCAGGGAACAAACAATTCCATGAAGAAACCAAGATTGAGGGTGACGGTGAAGACAAAGGGGTTACAGATGATGAAATACGTGAAAGTAATAAAGAAACAGCAGGAGAGGAAACTGAGCACAGGGGGAATTTTCTGGATATGGAAAAGGCAATAGAAGAGAGCAATGAGAATGGAGCAGCTGAGGAGAGGGAGGAAACCATAAAGAATGATAGCAAAGAGGAGAGTGACGGTGGCGAAAAGGAGGAAGGTGAAGAGAATGAAGTGAAAATGGAAGAGATAGAAGAGAGCAAAGAAAAGGACAATGAACAGAGTGTAGGTGAAGAACAGGAAAccaaagaggaagagagagaagaaaatacaGAAAAACAAGCTGGAGAGGAGAGACAAAAGAAAGAGGGGGAGAGTCTAGAGGAGAGTGAGCAGAAGGAATCGAAGGAAGAGAATGGAGAAAACAAACAATTAAATGAAAGGGAAGAGAATGATAATGAAAAGGAAGAGGAGAAAGCCCAGGATAATGAAATTGAGGGGACAAAAGGAGATGGAGAAGAAAGGATCAATAAGGAAGAGAAGGATGAGAACAGTGGGACGGGAAGTGCTGAAAAAGCGATGGAAGAGAGCAAGAAGCTGGAGAACGAAGAAGAGGTGAACGAAAATGaccaaaaagaagaacaaaagcTTGAGGATTCAGGTTCATCAGAGGATCAGAGCCATGATGAAACTGATGGATCCAAGGTGGGAGCAGGAGCGGAAGATCACAGGGAGGATGATGCTGCTTCCAGTGAAGTAGTCAAAGACACTCGAAGCAAAACTGCAACTGAAGGAGAACTTGAAAGCTCAAATGCGGATGAGCAGATTAAGAACAAAGAGCAGAACAAATCATTGGAGAGCATCGACAATAAATCCGACCTGACCAATGTAAATCAGAATGGATCAGACACTGATAGAACAGCAGAAAGCGAAGCAGttcaaaataataattcttCGGATGTTATGGTGAATGATGAGAACAGTAACGAGATCAATCGCTGGCAGACAGGGGACATCCTTAATTCCAGTTCAACAGGAAAACGATCTGATGAAAACCAGCAAGAGGACAACAGCACTTCAGCATCTAGTCAGGGAACTGCCAGTCTACACGAACATAATGGAATAGACAAAGGATCCAATTTTACTTCACATCAAAATGAGACAATAGACGATTCAATTTCTAGTGGAGATAAGACGCAATCTGTGTTGAgggagagaacagaaacaacaGAAGCATCTGATTCAAATGCAACTCCTTCCAGGAAAAATGAGAATGCAAGAGAAACATCATATTCTGATTCAACTTCCACAACAGTTGAGAAAATGGATAAAGGACATGGAGATGCTACAGGTTCGTCTAGTAACAATGATGAGTCTGTTGCCTCAGGTTCAGGGGAACAAAATGTTCCATTGAGTACATCTGCACGGACAGAGACAAATAAGAATAATCAACATGTTCAAAGGAAACAATCTGATAATAGGTCTGGAGCAGGAGCAGATGAAAATGCCACAATCTCTAGCGACGATGGAGGAACTGATGATAGGCAGGATGCAGTTAAATCTTCGGTCTCTCAAAAGGAGAAAGAGGCTTCCTCAAAAACAGATGAAAACGGTGGCAACACTCAGAATGATCCACTTGATCCTTCTGATTCTTCGGTCTCTCAAGACAAGAAAAAGGCCATATCAGACACAGATGATAAAGCTAGTGGCATTCAGCACGATCCACTTGATTCTTCTGATTCTTCAATACCACAGGAAGAGAGAGACTC CATGGATCTGGGAACCCTGCCAGAGATGAAAACTGACAGACACAATGAAGATGATGCAGTTGCTAAGTGA
- the LOC127803299 gene encoding uncharacterized protein LOC127803299 produces the protein MEKKRKDCKLVFAASEEANGPNEILRKEDLNQSSVVHAAGKNVITASSSQDNAPSLNNQPQPVVQWQHTAQCVMDHQFNLIPNPCLPTQSPSPTFISQWQPPHPHYQQQNPSTHQVQHSQFSPHLAQPVVPFLLAQRPGYHSVAPVGTTEISWQGPTTAGGGISSGNQPQIPSFCYHVNYPYPGFPGPWDPTSWWAHAQLPACTYAIPGGCGYISSLPSLMPGCSAPSSQLSQRGIIQPPEKLSQKHQRLWEAQSAENIQLWAVVGRLQSELADYKSRLMKLESEVFLSVKPTVAESKALGTGTHLAGRSSKRGRPKKPIASADAVCSPDDSRPRARGRKPAVRNVALEIKEINLRKESIIKHKENQCHSSIQHQNDINIENNLTNCCCGMEISGTIPTFDSRIHQHVPGLNPCSSSIFNNKIGDPGPEFSILPHRVKGVERKGALLDVPGTMGSESFVWTSNISSENCRRDPVNVGTRDCYNEVNVVGEGRNFMVGWNFRNEEGASAATQNAAAESPKDEEEMEDDGSSAAEDAA, from the exons atggaaaagaagaggaaggattGCAAGCTTGTTTTTGCTGCATCCGAAGAAGCGAATGGGCCCAATGAAATCTTG AGAAAGGAAGATCTGAATCAATCTAGTGTTGTACATGCTGCCGGGAAAAATGTGATCACCGCTAGCTCTTCACAGGACAATGCACCGTCCTTGAACAATCAACCCCAACCGGTTGTTCAATGGCAACATACAGCCCAATGTGTAATGGACCACCAATTCAATTTGATCCCAAACCCTTGTTTGCCTACCCAATCACCCTCACCTACATTCATAAGCCAATGGCAGCCACCACATCCACATTATCAGCAACAGAATCCCTCAACCCATCAGGTCCAACACAGCCAGTTTTCCCCACATTTAGCACAACCTGTGGTGCCTTTCTTGCTGGCTCAGCGGCCTGGGTATCATTCAGTTGCACCTGTTGGAACAACGGAGATTAGTTGGCAAGGTCCTACAACAGCTGGAGGAGGAATTTCATCCGGCAACCAGCCCCAGATTCCAAGCTTTTGTTACCATGTTAATTATCCGTATCCAGGCTTTCCAG GTCCTTGGGATCCAACATCTTGGTGGGCTCATGCTCAACTGCCCGCTTGCACCTATGCTATTCCAGGAGGATGTGGCTATATCTCTTCATTACCATCATTGATGCCTGGTTGCTCAGCTCCCTCAAGTCAGCTCTCACAGAGGGGAATCATTCAGCCACCAGAAAAGCTTTCACAGAAGCACCAGCGGCTGTGGGAAGCTCAA TCAGCAGAGAATATTCAGTTATGGGCTGTGGTTGGTCGGTTGCAATCAGAATTGGCAGATTACAAGAGCCGCTTAATGAAGCTTGAATCAGAGGTCTTCTTATCTGTTAAACCAACAGTTGCAGAGTCCAAGGCTCTTGGCACTGGTACTCACTTAGCTGGACGATCATCAAAGAGGGGTAGACCAAAGAAACCAATTGCTTCTGCTGATGCTGTTTGTTCCCCGGATGACTCTCGTCCTCGAGCTCGTGGTCGAAAGCCTGCGGTGCGCAATGTTGCATTGgagataaaagaaataaatttgagGAAGGAGAGCATAATAAAACACAAAGAGAATCAGTGTCACTCTTCCATCCAGCACCAAAATGACATAAACATTGAAAACAACTTGACAAACTGTTGCTGCGGGATGGAGATTTCTGGAACAATCCCCACATTTGACAGTCGAATTCACCAGCATGTTCCCGGGCTCAACCCTTGTTCGTCCTCCATTTTCAATAACAAGATTGGAGACCCCGGGcctgaattttcaattttgcctCACCGTGTTAAAGGGGTTGAAAGAAAAGGTGCTCTTCTCGATGTCCCAGGGACCATGGGTAGTGAAAGTTTCGTATGGACCTCAAATATCTCCTCTGAAAACTGTAGAAGAGATCCGGTAAACGTTGGCACTCGTGATTGTTACAATGAGGTTAATGTCGTGGGAGAAGGAAGGAATTTCATGGTAGGATGGAATTTTAGGAATGAAGAAGGTGCTTCTGCAGCTACTCAAAATGCTGCAGCAGAATCTCccaaagatgaagaagagatgGAGGATGATGGCAGCTCAGCGGCTGAAGATGCTGCTTGA